Proteins encoded together in one Psilocybe cubensis strain MGC-MH-2018 chromosome 8, whole genome shotgun sequence window:
- a CDS encoding Monoterpene synthase 25, whose protein sequence is MTTIPRLEFHEDKSLADIKMVCADFIMKIGYSPLSSIGEDNVTYNTILSEFASFNMEEKLFRKICLEASTIAEGVFSYMISEDKVLNDLRRCLADAYRLWDDIPANGITVSGLESVNGCLIEKLLCGMPISPDAGRWPDFLRLKTGAGHAYAYMIFPKELGVEVATYIQAVDDIALFICLTNNILSFYKEELAGETGNYIHLRATVTHKCPLDALKDTVKDTLDAHERILKVLANTPAYEPFKEFVNGSMGLHHVLSRYLLADLRL, encoded by the exons ATGACTACGATCCCGCGCTTGGAATTTCACGAAGACAAATCTTTGGCAGATATCAAAATGGTCTGTGCAGACTTTATCATGAAAATCGGATACTCGCCACTGTCTTCAATTGGAGAAGATAACGTAACATACAACACAATTTTATCTGAGTTTGCATCGTTCAACATGGAAGAAAAGTTGTTTCGCAAAATATGCCTTGAAGCATCCACAATAGCAGAG GGAGTCTTTAGCTATATGATTTCCGAGGACAAGGTTCTGAACGACCTGCGTCGTTGCTTAGCAGACGCCTATCGTTTATGGGACGATATACCCGCAAACGGAATTACAGTTTCAGGGCTAGAATCTGTGAATGGGTGCTTGATCGAGAAATTGCTCTGTGGCATGCCCATTTCCCCAGACGCAGGCCGTTGGCCAGACTTTCTTCGCCTCAAAACGGGGGCGGGGCACGCGTATGCATATATGATATTCCCCAAAGAGCTCGGAGTCGAAGTTGCAACGTATATTCAGGCCGTGGACGACATAGCCCTCTTCATTTGTTTAACCAACAATATTCTCTC GTTTTATAAAGAAGAACTTGCAGGAGAGACAGGCAATTATATACATCTTCGAGCAACTGTAACCCACAAGTGTCCTCTGGACGCTTTGAAAGACACAGTCAAAGACACTTTGGACGCTCACGAGAGGATACTCAAAGTACTCGCAAACACACCGGCCTACGAACCGTTCAAAGAATTTGTCAACGGGTCCAT GGGACTCCACCATGTGCTGAGCCGCTATCTCTTAGCCGACCTCAGACTTTAA
- a CDS encoding hypothetical protein (Uncharacterized protein L662), with product MPVTFKVANHDAMPIKTATYGRCKNASDVLTSSWGRKSNANRFEELLQSSFSSDFGNLGPQGNGFVDTIIHAYNQHHHLVLRPDDVWIAILGQFNFYVNANAEQLRSHFVAHEGKKELTVSAVGDRYTVNFGSLANQMTEKIHENVVDKTLKEWILPDFSTTSFNDVVVCAVLMMSTLKQYFSYRMELFCGIPLVTLEGEKEDWEKLLNRLDKLASFGREPEAWGALLRPILRRFVSAFDGKPDIDFWARICHVKNYASGTPILSGWITAFCVWGSTGKWQGPNIDKVLSPSPGEDNTRRGRDFQLVLDGVRYGSIGQDKIPVGFCDVDVKLDDNGELFDCMMVSGHVAGRLQGPERDTLRPAPGWFMFIKPTNPA from the exons ATGCCAGTAACTTTCAAGGTTGCAAATCATGACGCAATGCCTATCAAGACTGCGACATACGGCCGCTGTAAGAATGCAAGTGACGTCCTGACTTCGTCCTGGGGGAGAAAATCTAATGCAAACCGCTTCGAAGAGCTACTGCAAAGCTCTTTCTCTTCTGATTTTGGTAACCTCGGACCGCAAGGAAACGGATTTGTAGACACAATTATACACGCCTACAATCAGCATCACCACCTTGTGCTTAG GCCGGATGATGTGTGGATTGCAATTCTAGGACAGTTCAACTTCTA CGTCAACGCCAATGCGGAGCAATTGCGCTCACACTTCGTCGCACACGaaggaaagaaggaactCACCGTTAGCGCGGTAGGCGATCGATATACTGTCAATTTTGGTAGTCTTGCAAATCAGATGACTGAAAAAATCCATGAAAAC GTCGTCGACAAAACTTTAAAAGAATGGATACTTCCAGATTTTTCCACAACATCATTTAACGATGTGGTGGTGTGTGCAGTCCTTATGATGTCTACTTTGAAACA ATACTTTTCGTATCGCATGGAACTATTTTGTGGCATACCTTTAGTCACTCTCgaaggagagaaagaagatTGGGAGAAGCTATTGAATCGTCTGGACAAGTTGGCATCTTTTGGGCGCGAACCAGAAGCGTGGGGCGCGCTTTTGAGACCAATCTTGCGCCGATTTGTGTCCGCGTTTGATGGCAAACCAGATATTGACTTCTGGGCTAGAATCTGCCACGTTAAAAATTATGCGTCGGGAACTCCCATTCTTTCAGGGTGGATAACGGCCTTCTGTGTCTGGGGCAGCACTGGAAAATGGCAGGGCCCAAACATCGACAAGGTCTTGAGCCCCTCACCGGGTGAAGACAACACAAGACGCGGGAGGGACTTTCAACTTGTCCTGGATGGCGTGAGATATGGGAGCATAGGCCAAGACAAAATTCCAGTTGGATTTTGCGATGTCGACGTAAAGCTAGACGACAATGGCGAGCTTTTTGACTGTATGATGGTATCGGGGCATGTGGCAGGACGTCTGCAGGGACCGGAACGCGACACATTGAGACCCGCTCCTGGTTGGTTCATGTTTATCAAACCCACAAATCCGGCATAA